A stretch of the Streptococcus suis genome encodes the following:
- a CDS encoding nucleoid-associated protein — translation MDIFVKKAIIHQFSPDDTELVLADQLLTVSPKIEEYLRKKIERVFSDEAKTGQFNSENPFLDHLQGDLLSNSVKIANFWKEEFSISENLKTNDLIFIEFERNGVEHFAFLRISLRENLAHIGLESGSPLKLTQNNLPGAGSAPDEALIVNLQTRKYHLIEKRIKHNGAFLNYFSDNLLQVTPAISAKKSIKAVEQTAQKIADNFHQGDFQFQSKVKSAIFNNLEEDNELSPEKLADQLFDNNLTARLNFVDQLKEVIPDKISFDEIDSSRQLKKFENQKLSLSNGIELIVPNAIYEDAESVEFIQNENGTYSILIKNIEDIKSK, via the coding sequence ATGGATATATTTGTTAAAAAAGCTATTATACATCAATTTAGTCCCGATGATACAGAGCTGGTCCTTGCCGACCAGCTTTTGACTGTTAGTCCCAAAATAGAAGAATATTTGCGCAAAAAAATTGAACGTGTTTTTTCTGATGAGGCTAAAACAGGTCAATTCAATTCTGAGAATCCCTTTCTAGATCATCTACAGGGTGATTTGTTGTCGAATTCAGTAAAGATTGCTAATTTCTGGAAAGAAGAATTTTCAATTTCTGAGAATTTAAAAACCAATGACCTTATTTTCATAGAGTTTGAACGAAATGGTGTTGAACATTTTGCCTTTTTGAGAATCTCACTGCGTGAAAATCTCGCCCACATTGGTCTGGAAAGCGGAAGTCCTTTAAAACTCACCCAGAATAATTTACCTGGAGCAGGTTCAGCACCTGATGAAGCTTTGATTGTCAATCTTCAAACGCGGAAGTATCATTTGATTGAGAAAAGAATCAAACACAATGGAGCCTTCCTCAATTATTTCTCAGATAATCTTTTACAAGTCACACCAGCTATTTCTGCAAAGAAATCAATCAAAGCAGTAGAGCAAACTGCACAGAAGATTGCTGACAATTTCCATCAAGGAGATTTTCAATTTCAATCGAAAGTCAAATCAGCTATTTTCAACAATTTGGAAGAAGATAATGAGCTTTCTCCAGAAAAATTGGCTGATCAGTTATTCGATAACAACCTGACTGCTCGTTTAAATTTCGTCGATCAACTGAAAGAGGTCATACCTGATAAGATTTCATTTGATGAGATTGATAGTAGTCGTCAACTCAAGAAATTTGAAAACCAAAAGCTTTCTTTATCAAATGGCATTGAATTGATTGTACCTAACGCAATCTATGAGGATGCTGAATCTGTTGAATTTATTCAAAATGAAAACGGAACCTATTCTATTCTTATCAAAAATATTGAAGATATAAAGAGTAAGTAA